In Rhinolophus sinicus isolate RSC01 chromosome X, ASM3656204v1, whole genome shotgun sequence, a single genomic region encodes these proteins:
- the CCDC120 gene encoding coiled-coil domain-containing protein 120, translating to MEVKGQLISSPTFNASAALFGEAAPQVKSERLRGLLDRQRALQEALRLKLQELRKVCLQEAELTGHLPPECPLEPGERPQLVRRRPPAARAYPAPPPNPAHHSLCPAEELALEALEREVSVQQQIAAAARRLALAPELSAEQRRRRRQVQADALRRLHELEEQLGDVRARLGLPVLPLSTGAVITAQGVCLSTRLTQLSQEDVVLHSESSSLSESGASHDNEEPRGCFPLTERPSPPKAWDQLRAVSGGSPERRAPWKPSPSDLYGDLKSRRNSVASPTSPTRSLPRSASSFEGRSVPATPVLTRGAGPQLCKPEGLHSRQWSGSQDSQMGFPRAEPASDRASLFTARTRRSNSSEALLVDRAAGGGAGSPPAPLAPPATGPPVCKSSEVLYERPQPVPAFSSRTAGPPDPPRAARPSSAAPASRGPPRLPPVCGDFLLDYSLDRGLPRGVGGPGWGELLPAAEVPASLSRRDGLLTMLPGPPPVYAADGSSPLLRSKDPHTRATRTKPCGLPLEATEGPEVHPNPLLWLPPPTRIPPAGERSGHKNLALEGLRDWYIRNSGLGAGPQRRSVLPHMGPQHPPFLHARCYEVGQALYGAPSQAPLPHSRSFTAPPVSGRYYADFLYPPELSARLSDLTLEGEQSSSSDPQTPGTLV from the exons ATGGAAGTCAAAGGTCAGCTGATCAGCTCTCCCACCTTCAATGCCTCAG CTGCCCTGTTCGGAGAGGCTGCTCCCCAGGTGAAGTCAGAACGTCTGCGGGGGCTGCTTGACCGGCAGCGGGCTCTGCAGGAGGCCCTGAGGCTGAAACTTCAGGAGCTACGCAAAGTGTGTCTCCAGGAGGCG GAGCTGACTGGCCATCTGCCCCCTGAGTGCCCGCTGGAACCTGGTGAACGACCCCAGTTGGTCCGTCGGCGGCCTCCTGCAGCCCGAGCCTACCCTGCACCGCCCCCCAACCCAGCACACCACTCCTTGTGCCCTGCTGAG GAGCTGGCTCTCGAGGCCCTGGAACGTGAGGTGTCAGTACAGCAACAGATCGCGGCAGCTGCTCGCCGCCTGGCCTTGGCCCCAGAGCTGAGTGCTGAGCAGCGCCGGCGCCGGCGCCAGGTCCAGGCAGATGCACTGCGGAGGCTGCAcgagctggaggagcagcttgGGGACGTCCGAGCCCGCCTCGGCCTGCCGGTGCTCCCGCTGTCCACAGGGGCAGTTATCACCGCCCAGGGTGTCTGCCTGAGCACACGCCTCACTCAGCTCAGCCAAG AGGATGTAGTTCTGCACTCGGAGAGCAGCTCCCTCTCAGAGTCTGGGGCCAGCCATGATAATG agGAGCCCCGTGGCTGCTTCCCTCTGACGGAGCGCCCCTCGCCACCCAAGGCCTGGGACCAGCTGCGGGCTGTATCTGGGGGCAGCCCTGAGCGGCGAGCCCCATGGAAACCATCCCCGTCAGATCTTTACGGGGACCTAAAGAGCCGGCGGAACTCTGTGGCCAGCCCCACCAG CCCCACACGCTCTCTGCCCAGGAGTGCCTCCAGTTTTGAGGGGCGAAGTGTGCCTGCCACCCCTGTCCTCACCCGGGGCGCTGGCCCCCAGCTCTGCAA ACCTGAAGGCCTCCATTCTCGCCAGTGGTCGGGCAGCCAGGACTCCCAGATGGGCTTCCCCCGGGCAGAACCAGCCTCCGACCGCGCCTCCCTCTTCACAGCTCGTACCCGCCGCAGCAACAGCTCCGAGGCCCTGCTTGTAGACCGGGCAGCTGGGGGTGGAGCTGGCTCCCCACCTGCACCTCTGGCTCCCCCTGCCACTGGTCCCCCAGTCTGTAAAAGCAGCGAGGTGCTGTATGAGCGCCCCCAACCAGTCCCTGCCTTCTCCTCCCGCACAGCTGGTCCCCCAGACCCTCCCAGGGCTGCCCGGCCAAGCTCAGCTGCCCCTGCCTCCCGCGGGCCCCCTCGGCTCCCACCTGTGTGTGGGGACTTCCTCTTGGACTATTCACTGGACCGAGGCCTGCCCCGTGGTGTTGGTGGGCCAGGCTGGGGGGAGCTGCTGCCTGCAGCTGAGGTCCCAGCATCCCTGTCCCGCCGGGATGGGCTCCTCACCATGCTCCCCGGCCCGCCACCTGTGTATGCAGCTGATGGCAGCAGCCCCCTCCTCCGCAGTAAGGACCCCCACACCCGTGCCACCCGCACCAAGCCCTGTGGCCTGCCCCTGGAGGCCACCGAGGGTCCAGAGGTGCATCCAAACCCTCTGCTGTGGTTGCCCCCACCCACCCGCATCCCCCCGGCTGGGGAGCGCAGCGGCCACAAGAACCTTGCTCTGGAGGGGCTGCGCGACTGGTACATCCGGAACTCGGGACTGGGCGCGGGGCCCCAGCGCCGGTCTGTGCTCCCCCACATGGGCCCGCAACACCCGCCCTTCCTCCATGCCCGCTGCTATGAGGTGGGCCAGGCGCTGTATGGGGCCCCCAGCCAGGCACCCCTCCCACACTCGAGGAGTTTCACGGCGCCCCCTGTCTCCGGCAG ATACTACGCGGACTTCCTGTACCCCCCGGAGCTCAGCGCTCGTTTAAGTGACCTGACGCTAGAGGGGGAGCAGTCGTCCAGTTCTGACCCTCAGACCCCGGGGACACTGGTCTGA
- the PRAF2 gene encoding PRA1 family protein 2, whose product MSEVRLPPLRALDDFVLGSARLAAPDPCDPQRWCHRVINNLLYYQTNYLVCFGFGLALAGYVRPLHTLLSALVVAVALGVLVWAAETRSAVRRCRRSHPAACLAAVLAVGLLVLWAVGGACTFLLSIAGPVLIILVHASLRLRNLKNKLENKIESIGLKRTPMGLLLEALGQEQEAGS is encoded by the exons ATGTCGGAGGTGCGGCTGCCACCGCTACGCGCCCTGGATGACTTTGTTCTGGGGTCGGCCCGGCTGGCGGCCCCGGATCCGTGCGACCCGCAGCGATGGTGCCACCGCGTCATCAACAACCTCCTCTACTACCAAACCAACTACCTTGTCTGCTTCGGTTTCGGTCTCGCTCTGGCcgg GTACGTGCGCCCGCTGCACACCCTCCTAAGCGCGCTGGTAGTGGCGGTGGCCCTCGGGGTGCTGGTGTGGGCAGCTGAGACTCGCTCAGCCGTGCGTCGCTGCCGCCGCAGTCACCCCGCCGCCTGCCTGGCCGCAGTGCTTGCCGTCGGCCTCCTGGTTCTCTGGGCGGTGGGCGGCGCTTGCACCTTCCTGCTCAGCATCGCCGGGCCCGTACTTA TAATCCTGGTGCATGCTTCTCTGCGTCTGCGCAACCTCAAGAACAAGCTCGAGAACAAGATCGAGAGCATTGGTCTCAAGCGGACGCCAATGGGACTGCTACTGGAGGCGCTGGGACAAGAGCAGGAGGCTGGATCCTAG
- the WDR45 gene encoding WD repeat domain phosphoinositide-interacting protein 4 isoform X2, with product MTQQPLRGVTSLRFNQDQSCFCCAMETGVRIYNVEPLMEKGHLDHEQVGSMGLVEMLHRSNLLALVGGGSSPKFSEISVLIWDDAREGKDSKDKLVLEFTFTKPVLAVRMRHDKIVIVLRNRIYVYSFPDNPRKLFEFDTRDNPKGLCDLCPSLEKQLLVFPGHKCGSLQLVDLASTKPGTSSAPFTINAHQSDVACVSLNQPGTVVASASQKGTLIRLFDTQSKEKLVELRRGTDPATLYCINFSHDSSFLCASSDKGTVHIFALKDTRLNRRSALARVGKVGPMIGQYVDSQWSLASFTVPAESACICAFGRNTSKNVNSVIAICVDGTFHKYVFTPDGNCNREAFDVYLDICDDDDF from the exons ATGACTCAGCAGCCACTTCGAGGAGTGACCAGCCTGCGTTTCAATCAAGACCAAA GCTGTTTTTGCTGCGCCATGGAGACAGGTGTGCGCATCTACAATGTGGAGCCATTGATGGAGAAGGGGCATCTGG ACCATGAGCAGGTGGGCAGCATGGGCCTGGTGGAAATGCTGCACCGCTCCAACCTGCTGGCCCTGGTGGGTGGTGGTAGCAGCCCCAAGTTCTCAGAGATCTCAG TGCTGATCTGGGACGATGCCCGGGAGGGCAAGGACTCCAAGGACAAGCTGGTGCTGGAGTTCACCTTCACCAAGCCAGTGCTGGCTGTGCGCATGCGCCACGACAA AATCGTGATTGTGCTGAGGAACCGCATCTACGTGTACTCCTTCCCCGACAATCCCCGAAAGCTGTTTGAGTTTGACACCCGGGACAACCCAAAGG GGCTCTGTGACCTCTGTCCCAGCCTGGAGAAACAACTGCTAGTGTTCCCAGGACACAAGTGTGGGAGTCTGCAACTTGTG GACCTGGCGAGCACAAAGCCTGGCACTTCGTCTGCTCCATTTACCATCAACGCACATCAGAGCGATGTAGCCTGTGTGTCCCTAAACCAGCCAGGCACCGTAGTGGCCTCGGCCTCCCAGAAAGGCACTCTTATTCGACTGTTTGACACACAGTCCAAGGAGAAACTGGTAGAACTACGCCGAGGCACTGACCCCGCCACCCTCTACTG CATCAACTTCAGCCATGATTCCTCCTTCCTGTGCGCTTCCAGTGATAAGGGCACGGTCCATATCTTTGCTCTCAAGGATACCCGCCTCAACCGCCGCTCCGC GCTGGCTCGCGTGGGCAAGGTGGGACCCATGATTGGACAGTACGTGGACTCTCAGTGGAGCCTGGCGAGCTTCACCGTGCCTGCCGAGTCAGCCTGCATCTGCGCCTTCGGTCGCAACACTTCCAAGAACGTCAACTCTGTCATTG CCATCTGTGTAGATGGGACCTTCCACAAATATGTCTTCACTCCTGATGGAAACTGCAACAGAGAGGCTTTCGATGTGTATCTTGACATCTGTGATGACGATGACTTTTAA
- the WDR45 gene encoding WD repeat domain phosphoinositide-interacting protein 4 isoform X3, with translation MTQQPLRGVTSLRFNQDQSCFCCAMETGVRIYNVEPLMEKGHLVLIWDDAREGKDSKDKLVLEFTFTKPVLAVRMRHDKIVIVLRNRIYVYSFPDNPRKLFEFDTRDNPKGLCDLCPSLEKQLLVFPGHKCGSLQLVDLASTKPGTSSAPFTINAHQSDVACVSLNQPGTVVASASQKGTLIRLFDTQSKEKLVELRRGTDPATLYCINFSHDSSFLCASSDKGTVHIFALKDTRLNRRSALARVGKVGPMIGQYVDSQWSLASFTVPAESACICAFGRNTSKNVNSVIAICVDGTFHKYVFTPDGNCNREAFDVYLDICDDDDF, from the exons ATGACTCAGCAGCCACTTCGAGGAGTGACCAGCCTGCGTTTCAATCAAGACCAAA GCTGTTTTTGCTGCGCCATGGAGACAGGTGTGCGCATCTACAATGTGGAGCCATTGATGGAGAAGGGGCATCTGG TGCTGATCTGGGACGATGCCCGGGAGGGCAAGGACTCCAAGGACAAGCTGGTGCTGGAGTTCACCTTCACCAAGCCAGTGCTGGCTGTGCGCATGCGCCACGACAA AATCGTGATTGTGCTGAGGAACCGCATCTACGTGTACTCCTTCCCCGACAATCCCCGAAAGCTGTTTGAGTTTGACACCCGGGACAACCCAAAGG GGCTCTGTGACCTCTGTCCCAGCCTGGAGAAACAACTGCTAGTGTTCCCAGGACACAAGTGTGGGAGTCTGCAACTTGTG GACCTGGCGAGCACAAAGCCTGGCACTTCGTCTGCTCCATTTACCATCAACGCACATCAGAGCGATGTAGCCTGTGTGTCCCTAAACCAGCCAGGCACCGTAGTGGCCTCGGCCTCCCAGAAAGGCACTCTTATTCGACTGTTTGACACACAGTCCAAGGAGAAACTGGTAGAACTACGCCGAGGCACTGACCCCGCCACCCTCTACTG CATCAACTTCAGCCATGATTCCTCCTTCCTGTGCGCTTCCAGTGATAAGGGCACGGTCCATATCTTTGCTCTCAAGGATACCCGCCTCAACCGCCGCTCCGC GCTGGCTCGCGTGGGCAAGGTGGGACCCATGATTGGACAGTACGTGGACTCTCAGTGGAGCCTGGCGAGCTTCACCGTGCCTGCCGAGTCAGCCTGCATCTGCGCCTTCGGTCGCAACACTTCCAAGAACGTCAACTCTGTCATTG CCATCTGTGTAGATGGGACCTTCCACAAATATGTCTTCACTCCTGATGGAAACTGCAACAGAGAGGCTTTCGATGTGTATCTTGACATCTGTGATGACGATGACTTTTAA
- the WDR45 gene encoding WD repeat domain phosphoinositide-interacting protein 4 isoform X1: protein MTQQPLRGVTSLRFNQDQSCFCCAMETGVRIYNVEPLMEKGHLDHEQVGSMGLVEMLHRSNLLALVGGGSSPKFSEISAVLIWDDAREGKDSKDKLVLEFTFTKPVLAVRMRHDKIVIVLRNRIYVYSFPDNPRKLFEFDTRDNPKGLCDLCPSLEKQLLVFPGHKCGSLQLVDLASTKPGTSSAPFTINAHQSDVACVSLNQPGTVVASASQKGTLIRLFDTQSKEKLVELRRGTDPATLYCINFSHDSSFLCASSDKGTVHIFALKDTRLNRRSALARVGKVGPMIGQYVDSQWSLASFTVPAESACICAFGRNTSKNVNSVIAICVDGTFHKYVFTPDGNCNREAFDVYLDICDDDDF from the exons ATGACTCAGCAGCCACTTCGAGGAGTGACCAGCCTGCGTTTCAATCAAGACCAAA GCTGTTTTTGCTGCGCCATGGAGACAGGTGTGCGCATCTACAATGTGGAGCCATTGATGGAGAAGGGGCATCTGG ACCATGAGCAGGTGGGCAGCATGGGCCTGGTGGAAATGCTGCACCGCTCCAACCTGCTGGCCCTGGTGGGTGGTGGTAGCAGCCCCAAGTTCTCAGAGATCTCAG CAGTGCTGATCTGGGACGATGCCCGGGAGGGCAAGGACTCCAAGGACAAGCTGGTGCTGGAGTTCACCTTCACCAAGCCAGTGCTGGCTGTGCGCATGCGCCACGACAA AATCGTGATTGTGCTGAGGAACCGCATCTACGTGTACTCCTTCCCCGACAATCCCCGAAAGCTGTTTGAGTTTGACACCCGGGACAACCCAAAGG GGCTCTGTGACCTCTGTCCCAGCCTGGAGAAACAACTGCTAGTGTTCCCAGGACACAAGTGTGGGAGTCTGCAACTTGTG GACCTGGCGAGCACAAAGCCTGGCACTTCGTCTGCTCCATTTACCATCAACGCACATCAGAGCGATGTAGCCTGTGTGTCCCTAAACCAGCCAGGCACCGTAGTGGCCTCGGCCTCCCAGAAAGGCACTCTTATTCGACTGTTTGACACACAGTCCAAGGAGAAACTGGTAGAACTACGCCGAGGCACTGACCCCGCCACCCTCTACTG CATCAACTTCAGCCATGATTCCTCCTTCCTGTGCGCTTCCAGTGATAAGGGCACGGTCCATATCTTTGCTCTCAAGGATACCCGCCTCAACCGCCGCTCCGC GCTGGCTCGCGTGGGCAAGGTGGGACCCATGATTGGACAGTACGTGGACTCTCAGTGGAGCCTGGCGAGCTTCACCGTGCCTGCCGAGTCAGCCTGCATCTGCGCCTTCGGTCGCAACACTTCCAAGAACGTCAACTCTGTCATTG CCATCTGTGTAGATGGGACCTTCCACAAATATGTCTTCACTCCTGATGGAAACTGCAACAGAGAGGCTTTCGATGTGTATCTTGACATCTGTGATGACGATGACTTTTAA